The following is a genomic window from Chitinophaga caseinilytica.
GGTTTCGTATACGCTCCAAACGATCTGTACCAGCTCGTCGTTAGCCAGGTGTTTCTTCGCGAATTCCTGTTGCGCGGTGAAGCGGGGATCGGTTTTGCGGAGAACGGCGTGGCCGTAACCGGGCACTACCTTTCCTTCCGCCAGCGTCTTTTTAACGAATGCAGCGATCTGCTCTTTGGACGGAACGCCGCCGCCGAGCTCTTCGCGCATGTCGAGGATCCATTTGATCACTTCCTGGTTGGCCAGGCCGTGGAGCGGACCTGCGAGGCCGTTCATGCCGGCTGCGAACGACAGGTAAGCGTCGCTGAGGGCGGAGCCTACGAGGTGCGTCGTGTGGGCGCTCACGTTACCACCTTCGTGGTCTGCGTGGATAACCATGTACAGGCGCATCAGTTCCTTGAACCCTTCATCCTCATAACCGAGCATGTGGGCGAAGTTGGCAGCCCAGTCGAGCATGCCGTCGGGCTGAATATGCTGGTCGTTCTTGTATTTGCGGCGATAGATATATGCAGCTACGCGGGGGAGGCGGGCGATGAGGTTCAGGGTGTCCTCATACATATAGCTCCAGTAATCCTTTTTGTTCATGCCTTCGGCGTATGCTTTGGCGAACACGGATTCGGTTTGCAGCGCCATCACGGCCACGGTGAACATGGTCATGGGGTGCGCGTTGAGCGGCAGTGCGTTCACGGCGTCGAACACGTGGTTGGGCACGTGAGAGCGGCGGCCGAGCACGCTACTGAGGTTCTGAACGTCTGCTTCCGTGGGCAGTTCACCGATCAGCATCAGGTAAAACAGGCCTTCGGGCAGGGGTTCTGCGCCTCCGGGAGCTTTCGGGAGATGTTCGCGCAACTCGGGGATGGAATATCCGCGGAAACGGATACCCTCGTTCGCA
Proteins encoded in this region:
- a CDS encoding citrate (Si)-synthase, eukaryotic; protein product: MSYIKEKFKAKADELGAEVKDLLKNHGTKKLDDVTVAQAYQGMRGITGLVTETSLLDANEGIRFRGYSIPELREHLPKAPGGAEPLPEGLFYLMLIGELPTEADVQNLSSVLGRRSHVPNHVFDAVNALPLNAHPMTMFTVAVMALQTESVFAKAYAEGMNKKDYWSYMYEDTLNLIARLPRVAAYIYRRKYKNDQHIQPDGMLDWAANFAHMLGYEDEGFKELMRLYMVIHADHEGGNVSAHTTHLVGSALSDAYLSFAAGMNGLAGPLHGLANQEVIKWILDMREELGGGVPSKEQIAAFVKKTLAEGKVVPGYGHAVLRKTDPRFTAQQEFAKKHLANDELVQIVWSVYETVPGILGDLGKVKNPWPNVDAHSGALLLHYGLKEYEFYTVLFGVSRALGVLASLCWDRALGLSLERPKSVTTEWMKQFVEGKVEASAD